Proteins found in one bacterium genomic segment:
- the hemG gene encoding protoporphyrinogen oxidase, protein MATGALGPSSEAHGLDAARRPRIVIVGAGITGLAAALRIADAEGIELVVCEVEPRAGGVMRTERTDEYLLEAGPDSFLTEKPDALRLCERLGLAGRLIGIREGAARAYVVRRGRLVPIPDGFRLIAPTRVLPWLRSPLFSWPGKLRMALDYVLPRGRAVPDESVASFVTRRLGREAFDRVAEPMIGTIYTADTARLSLAATMPRLLELERRYGSVTRGLLRARAAGAGKTAARGRPLGLFAAPADGMQALADAAAARLPAGVLRLGTSITSVARRRSGTYYLGLAEGGGLEADGVIIATGAAVAARLLAGLDEALASRLGRISYASSASVTLAYRRSEIAHPLDGFGFIMPRLERRPILAASFSSVKFAGRAPADRVLIRVFLGGALAPEIVDLDDARLLATVRGEMTSLLGVAGTPHLVRVLRHRDAMPQYLVGHLERVAEIEAGVAAHPGMALAGAAYRGVGVPDCIRSGEMAAERVLAHILSGRVERSGVPR, encoded by the coding sequence ATGGCGACCGGCGCGCTCGGGCCGTCTTCGGAGGCGCACGGGCTTGATGCCGCCCGGCGTCCACGGATCGTGATCGTCGGGGCCGGCATCACCGGGCTCGCCGCCGCGCTCCGCATTGCCGACGCCGAGGGGATCGAGTTGGTCGTGTGCGAGGTCGAACCGCGTGCCGGCGGGGTCATGCGGACCGAACGCACCGACGAGTATCTCCTCGAGGCCGGACCGGATTCGTTCCTCACCGAGAAGCCCGACGCGCTACGGTTGTGCGAGCGGCTCGGCCTCGCCGGCCGGCTGATCGGAATCCGCGAGGGGGCGGCCCGCGCCTACGTCGTGCGTCGGGGCCGTCTTGTGCCGATTCCGGACGGCTTCCGGCTGATCGCCCCGACGCGGGTGCTGCCGTGGCTCCGATCGCCCCTCTTTTCGTGGCCGGGCAAGCTGCGCATGGCCCTGGACTACGTCCTGCCCCGGGGCCGCGCCGTCCCGGATGAGAGCGTGGCGTCCTTTGTCACGCGGCGTCTCGGGCGCGAGGCGTTCGATCGCGTGGCCGAGCCGATGATCGGCACGATCTATACGGCGGACACCGCCAGGCTCAGCCTCGCCGCGACGATGCCGCGTCTGCTCGAGCTGGAACGCCGGTACGGCAGCGTGACCCGCGGTCTCCTCCGGGCCCGGGCCGCCGGCGCGGGAAAGACCGCCGCACGCGGCCGGCCCCTCGGACTGTTCGCCGCGCCCGCGGACGGCATGCAGGCGCTTGCGGACGCGGCGGCTGCCCGTCTGCCGGCGGGCGTGCTCCGGCTCGGTACGTCCATTACAAGTGTGGCGCGCCGGCGGAGCGGCACGTACTACCTCGGGCTCGCCGAGGGAGGCGGACTCGAGGCCGACGGCGTGATCATCGCGACCGGTGCCGCGGTGGCGGCGCGGCTGCTCGCCGGCCTGGACGAGGCGCTCGCGTCGCGTCTCGGCCGAATCTCCTACGCGTCCTCGGCGAGCGTGACGCTCGCGTACCGGCGCAGCGAGATCGCGCATCCCCTCGACGGTTTCGGGTTTATCATGCCGCGCCTCGAGCGCCGGCCGATTCTCGCCGCGTCCTTCTCCAGCGTCAAGTTCGCCGGTCGGGCGCCGGCAGACCGTGTGCTCATCCGCGTGTTTCTCGGCGGCGCGCTTGCCCCCGAGATCGTCGACCTGGACGACGCGCGGCTCCTCGCGACGGTCCGCGGCGAGATGACGTCGTTGTTGGGTGTTGCGGGAACGCCGCACCTGGTGCGGGTGCTCCGCCATCGCGATGCGATGCCGCAGTATCTCGTGGGGCATCTCGAGCGGGTGGCGGAGATCGAGGCGGGCGTCGCGGCCCACCCCGGCATGGCCCTGGCCGGCGCCGCCTATCGAGGCGTCGGCGTTCCGGATTGCATCCGATCAGGGGAGATGGCGGCCGAGCGTGTACTCGCCCATATTCTGAGCGGCCGGGTGGAGCGGTCGGGCGTGCCTCGCTAG
- the hemH gene encoding ferrochelatase, protein MTVPYEAVLLIAYGAPERPEDVRPYLSGILRGRRLPPGRLEEVAHHYDALGGRSPLTPLTRRQAAALQRALEGRGLPLPVYVGMRNWTPYLHETLAEMRAAGVRRAAGIIMAPHQSYASWEQYHENVAEARSRIGEGAPAVEYLGPWFDRPGFIDAQADRVSVALRAVPDEGREAVRLVFTGHSIPAAMAERGPYPAQVVASAELVAARLPHAAWQMAYQSRSGDPREPWLEPDVNDALRALAARHAGAVVVVPVGFVSDHVEVLYDLDIEARKTATSLGLAFYRAGTVMDHPSFIGMLADLVVEQAIA, encoded by the coding sequence ATGACCGTCCCGTACGAGGCGGTGCTGTTGATCGCGTACGGCGCGCCGGAGCGGCCCGAGGACGTCCGTCCGTATCTGAGTGGCATCCTGCGCGGCCGGCGCCTGCCTCCCGGCCGGCTCGAGGAGGTGGCACATCACTACGATGCGCTGGGAGGACGGTCTCCCTTGACGCCGTTGACGCGACGGCAGGCCGCGGCCCTCCAGCGCGCCCTGGAAGGGCGCGGGCTCCCGCTGCCGGTCTACGTCGGCATGCGCAACTGGACTCCGTATCTCCATGAGACGCTCGCCGAGATGCGCGCGGCAGGCGTGCGGCGCGCGGCCGGCATCATCATGGCGCCGCATCAAAGTTACGCGAGCTGGGAGCAGTATCACGAAAACGTGGCCGAGGCCCGCTCCCGGATCGGCGAGGGCGCGCCCGCGGTCGAATACCTCGGGCCCTGGTTCGATCGGCCGGGGTTCATCGACGCGCAGGCCGATCGGGTCTCGGTCGCCCTGCGCGCTGTGCCGGACGAGGGACGGGAGGCGGTCAGATTGGTGTTCACAGGGCACAGCATTCCGGCGGCCATGGCGGAACGGGGTCCGTATCCGGCCCAGGTCGTGGCGTCGGCGGAGCTGGTCGCCGCCCGCCTTCCGCACGCGGCGTGGCAGATGGCGTATCAAAGCCGCAGCGGCGATCCGCGCGAGCCGTGGCTCGAGCCGGACGTGAACGACGCCCTGCGGGCGCTGGCCGCGCGGCACGCGGGCGCGGTCGTCGTCGTGCCGGTGGGATTTGTCTCCGACCATGTCGAGGTGCTGTACGATCTGGACATCGAAGCCCGCAAGACGGCGACGAGCCTCGGCCTCGCCTTCTATCGGGCGGGCACGGTCATGGACCATCCGTCGTTCATCGGGATGCTCGCGGACCTTGTCGTCGAGCAGGCCATCGCTTAG
- the hemE gene encoding uroporphyrinogen decarboxylase, producing the protein MSAPPSSAFLRACHRLPMPYTPVWLMRQAGRYLPEYRKVRRRLSLLDLCKTPGAAAEVTLQPVDRLGVDAAILFADILLLAEPLGVGLTYAKGEGPVIARPVRTRDDVRRLPDVDPADAVPFVFETVRLVRRALAGRVPLIGFAGAPFTVASYLVEGGPSRDFLDTKRVMYGDPETWTALMEQLSRLTARYLAGQIEAGAEAVQLFDSWVGCLSPDAYRRYVLPFTRRVLAALPPQVPLIHFGTGTAGLLEAMREAGGQVIGLDWRVDLGAAWARLGPDVGVQGNLDPAVLLAPPAEIERGVRGVLDAAAGRPGHIFNLGHGVLPDTPWQHVKAMVEMVHEASRR; encoded by the coding sequence GTGTCTGCGCCACCAAGCAGCGCGTTCCTCCGCGCGTGCCATCGCCTTCCCATGCCCTACACGCCCGTGTGGCTGATGCGGCAGGCCGGACGCTACCTGCCGGAGTATCGGAAGGTCCGCCGGCGGCTGAGCCTCCTGGACCTGTGCAAGACGCCGGGCGCCGCGGCCGAGGTGACCCTGCAGCCGGTCGACCGGCTCGGCGTCGACGCGGCCATCCTGTTTGCGGACATCCTGCTGCTCGCGGAACCGCTCGGCGTAGGGCTCACGTATGCGAAGGGCGAGGGGCCGGTGATCGCCAGGCCTGTCCGTACGCGCGACGACGTGCGCCGGCTGCCGGACGTCGACCCGGCGGATGCCGTGCCCTTCGTCTTCGAGACCGTCCGGCTGGTGCGCCGCGCGCTCGCCGGGCGGGTTCCGCTGATCGGCTTCGCCGGCGCGCCGTTCACCGTGGCCTCGTACCTCGTCGAGGGCGGCCCGTCCCGGGATTTTCTCGATACGAAGCGCGTGATGTACGGCGATCCGGAGACGTGGACCGCCTTGATGGAGCAACTCAGCCGGCTCACCGCACGATATCTGGCGGGTCAGATCGAGGCCGGGGCCGAGGCGGTCCAATTGTTCGACAGCTGGGTGGGGTGCCTCTCGCCGGATGCATACCGCCGCTACGTGCTGCCGTTCACGCGTCGCGTCCTCGCCGCGCTCCCCCCGCAGGTGCCGCTGATCCACTTCGGGACCGGCACCGCGGGGTTGCTCGAAGCGATGCGGGAGGCCGGCGGACAGGTCATCGGCCTCGATTGGCGCGTCGATCTCGGCGCGGCCTGGGCGCGGCTCGGCCCTGACGTCGGCGTCCAGGGGAACCTCGACCCGGCGGTGCTGCTCGCCCCGCCGGCGGAGATCGAGCGCGGCGTCCGCGGCGTCCTGGACGCGGCGGCGGGGCGGCCGGGCCATATCTTCAACCTCGGGCACGGCGTCCTGCCCGACACGCCCTGGCAGCATGTGAAGGCCATGGTGGAGATGGTCCACGAGGCGAGCCGGCGATGA
- a CDS encoding alpha/beta hydrolase: MNVRVGDVDLFYETTGEGPACVLVHGGPGVGHPGRLALYAPLADLVHLVAYDHRGHGRSSKAPEETYTQDRLAQDLRGLCRALGFERPILLGTSAGGFISLLYATTYPDALQALVLVGTAPSKAFMPRATANMEREGTPAMREAYRRLWDGSITDPAEFRRAFETIQPMYYHDTRRAPLSLAGRDFDPVTRRALIRDYDRYDVRDGLSRIRVPTWVGVGRHDWICPIPESEELALRISGAELHIFEHSGHSPQAEETPAFMESVRAFLTRRVLAAS, encoded by the coding sequence ATGAACGTACGCGTCGGAGATGTCGACCTCTTCTACGAAACCACAGGCGAAGGGCCGGCCTGCGTGCTGGTGCACGGCGGCCCGGGTGTGGGGCATCCCGGCCGCCTCGCCCTGTACGCGCCGCTCGCCGATCTCGTCCACCTGGTCGCCTACGACCATCGCGGGCACGGCCGGTCGTCCAAGGCCCCGGAGGAGACCTACACGCAGGATCGGCTGGCGCAGGACCTGCGCGGGCTGTGCCGGGCGCTCGGCTTCGAGCGGCCGATCCTTCTCGGCACGTCCGCCGGCGGCTTTATCTCGCTGCTCTATGCGACGACGTACCCGGACGCGCTGCAGGCGCTCGTCCTCGTCGGGACCGCGCCGAGCAAGGCGTTCATGCCGCGTGCAACGGCCAATATGGAACGCGAAGGCACTCCGGCCATGCGTGAGGCATACCGCCGCCTCTGGGACGGCTCGATCACCGATCCCGCGGAGTTCCGGCGGGCCTTCGAGACGATCCAGCCGATGTACTACCATGACACGCGCCGCGCTCCCCTCTCCCTCGCCGGCCGCGACTTCGATCCCGTGACGCGGCGCGCGCTGATCCGCGACTACGATCGCTACGACGTCCGGGACGGCCTCTCGCGGATCCGCGTCCCGACGTGGGTGGGCGTCGGCCGGCACGACTGGATCTGCCCGATTCCGGAATCCGAGGAGCTGGCCCTTCGGATCTCCGGCGCGGAGCTGCATATCTTCGAGCACAGCGGCCACTCGCCGCAGGCCGAGGAGACGCCGGCGTTCATGGAGAGCGTCCGGGCGTTCCTCACCCGCCGCGTGCTGGCCGCATCATGA
- a CDS encoding creatininase family protein, with protein sequence MATARTSSSRRSVEQEYRYEALTWPEINEAVGMNKVVILPVGSTEQHGHHLPLDVDAKLSAAVVYEAARRSPADMLVLPPVAYGYCHHVMDFPGTINIEPSTFVKFLLDITRSVAYHGFKRIVVLNGHGSNHPLVEEVGRQTILQTDALCLTLSWWQLVADRWNREWRESVLPGGCAHACELETSLYQQIDPDGVRAGEIRSELAAFMALPGAERWHTVDLTASSPAAIVEWTSTYTDSGVIGEAARATPEKGRHVFEHTVTHLVEMVRWFRTRPRPERRDHHATPPTFALPFGW encoded by the coding sequence GTGGCGACCGCACGGACGTCGAGCAGCCGCAGATCGGTTGAACAGGAGTACCGGTACGAGGCCCTCACGTGGCCGGAGATCAACGAAGCCGTGGGGATGAACAAGGTGGTGATCCTCCCCGTCGGCTCGACCGAGCAGCACGGCCATCACCTGCCGCTGGATGTCGACGCGAAGCTGAGCGCGGCGGTCGTCTACGAAGCCGCCCGGCGCTCGCCCGCCGACATGCTGGTCCTGCCGCCCGTCGCCTACGGCTACTGTCATCACGTGATGGACTTTCCCGGGACGATCAATATCGAGCCGAGCACGTTCGTCAAGTTTCTGCTCGACATCACGCGCTCGGTCGCCTACCACGGCTTCAAGCGCATCGTTGTTCTGAACGGGCACGGCTCGAACCACCCGTTGGTGGAAGAGGTCGGGCGGCAGACGATCCTCCAAACCGACGCGTTGTGCCTGACGCTCTCCTGGTGGCAGCTCGTCGCGGACCGGTGGAACCGGGAGTGGCGCGAGTCGGTGCTGCCCGGCGGCTGCGCGCACGCCTGCGAGCTCGAGACCTCCCTGTACCAGCAGATCGATCCGGACGGCGTGCGGGCCGGGGAGATCCGGAGCGAGTTGGCGGCGTTCATGGCGCTGCCGGGGGCCGAACGCTGGCACACGGTGGACCTGACCGCGTCCTCGCCGGCCGCGATCGTGGAGTGGACCTCGACGTACACGGACAGCGGCGTCATCGGCGAGGCGGCGCGGGCGACGCCGGAGAAGGGCCGTCACGTCTTCGAGCATACGGTGACGCACCTCGTCGAGATGGTGCGCTGGTTCCGGACCCGGCCCCGGCCCGAGCGCCGCGACCACCACGCGACGCCCCCGACGTTCGCGCTGCCCTTCGGGTGGTGA
- a CDS encoding nucleotidyltransferase domain-containing protein, translating to MFTIEERDGIRDRILAIAHADPRIVAGAMIGSLTQGLGDRWSDLDLGFGVGDGATPAEVLADWTPRLERECQAVHLFDLASGAAIYRVFLFPGALQVDLSFAPAAGFGARGPKFRLLFGAAVEHPRAEPPSAPHLFGLGVHHAVRARFCVERGRLWQAQHWISELREIGLTLACRRRELETAQGRGYDELPSEALKPFEETLVRALDRAELLRALRDAIDGLLREAGEARALAVKVEGQLRELTSRDFRHR from the coding sequence ATGTTTACGATCGAGGAGCGCGATGGTATCCGTGACCGGATCCTCGCGATCGCGCACGCGGATCCGCGTATCGTCGCAGGCGCGATGATCGGGTCCCTGACGCAGGGGCTCGGTGATCGCTGGTCGGACCTGGATCTCGGCTTCGGCGTCGGGGACGGCGCAACTCCGGCCGAGGTGCTCGCCGACTGGACGCCGCGACTCGAACGCGAGTGCCAGGCGGTGCATCTCTTCGACCTCGCCTCCGGCGCGGCGATCTATCGCGTGTTCTTGTTTCCCGGCGCCCTGCAGGTCGATCTGTCGTTCGCGCCGGCGGCCGGATTCGGCGCCCGCGGCCCGAAGTTCAGGCTGCTCTTCGGCGCCGCGGTCGAGCACCCCCGCGCGGAGCCGCCGTCCGCACCGCACCTGTTCGGCTTAGGCGTGCACCACGCGGTGCGCGCCCGGTTCTGCGTGGAGCGCGGCCGGCTGTGGCAGGCGCAGCATTGGATCAGCGAGTTGCGCGAGATTGGTCTCACCCTGGCCTGCCGCCGGCGGGAACTCGAGACGGCGCAGGGAAGGGGTTACGACGAGCTCCCCTCCGAGGCCTTGAAGCCGTTCGAAGAGACCTTGGTGCGCGCACTAGATCGGGCCGAACTCCTGCGGGCGCTCCGTGACGCGATCGACGGGCTGTTGCGGGAAGCCGGCGAAGCCCGGGCGCTGGCGGTAAAGGTCGAAGGTCAATTGCGAGAGCTGACCTCGCGTGACTTCCGGCACAGATAG
- a CDS encoding creatininase family protein → MPKVPYLYEHMTWEEVNDAVRADRVALIPVGTIEDHGPHLPVDTDVVIASAFCERAAQLAPDEIALLPCIRVGYSPHHMDFPGTLTIRWNTFVEYLADITRSLAHHGFTKMLMVNGHGSNRPLVEMAARITVVERPDVHCAYTSWWDLADVRAAFNAVRESRVTSHACEIETSVYLAVDPSRVRMDRAAADTTYRQSPHFWGDLAGRRPDPAFKNPLWMTEYWSADSTNGIKGDPTRATAEKGEAALAAGAAELVEIIREFRARPIKPRVPHQVRPAQPLGIAKT, encoded by the coding sequence ATGCCGAAGGTGCCGTATCTCTACGAGCACATGACGTGGGAGGAGGTCAACGATGCCGTGCGCGCCGACAGGGTGGCGCTCATCCCTGTGGGCACGATCGAGGACCACGGGCCGCACCTGCCGGTGGACACGGATGTCGTCATCGCGTCCGCGTTCTGCGAGCGGGCGGCGCAGCTCGCCCCGGACGAGATTGCGCTGTTGCCGTGCATCCGGGTCGGCTACAGCCCGCACCACATGGACTTCCCGGGCACGCTCACGATCCGCTGGAACACGTTCGTCGAATACCTCGCCGACATCACGCGCAGCCTGGCGCATCACGGGTTCACAAAGATGCTGATGGTGAACGGGCACGGCAGCAACCGCCCGCTCGTCGAAATGGCGGCCCGGATCACCGTGGTCGAGCGGCCGGACGTCCACTGCGCCTATACGTCGTGGTGGGATCTCGCGGACGTGCGCGCCGCCTTCAACGCCGTGCGGGAATCGCGGGTGACGTCGCACGCCTGCGAGATCGAAACCTCCGTGTACCTGGCCGTCGACCCGTCGCGGGTCCGGATGGACCGCGCCGCGGCCGACACCACGTACCGGCAGTCGCCGCATTTCTGGGGTGATCTCGCCGGGCGCAGGCCCGACCCGGCGTTCAAGAATCCGCTGTGGATGACCGAATACTGGAGCGCGGACTCGACCAACGGGATCAAGGGGGATCCGACGCGCGCGACCGCGGAGAAGGGCGAGGCGGCGCTCGCCGCCGGCGCCGCCGAGCTCGTCGAGATCATCCGCGAGTTCCGTGCCCGGCCGATCAAGCCCCGGGTGCCGCACCAGGTCCGGCCGGCGCAGCCGCTCGGGATCGCCAAAACGTAG
- a CDS encoding ABC transporter permease — translation MSEVPVIAPGVGRAGVRRRDRLSRRIRRTPPAVIGAVLVAGVVVVAAAAPLLAPHDPVAQIATPLLQPGGSFLGGTDQLGRDEMSRIIFGARVSLYVGVLSVAVALALGGTSGVLAGFYGGWIDNVTMRVMDVLFSLPALILAIAITAVLGPSLTNVMLAIGIVYAPTFARIARGPTLAVVRLPYVEAARAIGASTPAILLRHIVPNVSAPLLVQTTVSLSTAILTEAALSFLGLGTQPPTPSWGLMLSDARQYMLIDPWIAVLPGLAIAVTVLGFNLFGDGLRDILDPRIRTI, via the coding sequence ATGAGCGAGGTACCGGTGATCGCCCCGGGGGTCGGGCGCGCCGGCGTGCGGCGCCGGGACCGGCTGTCGCGCCGGATCCGCCGCACCCCGCCCGCGGTCATCGGCGCCGTGCTCGTCGCCGGCGTCGTGGTCGTCGCGGCCGCGGCGCCGCTGCTCGCGCCGCACGACCCGGTCGCGCAGATCGCCACACCCCTCCTGCAGCCCGGCGGGTCGTTCCTCGGCGGCACGGATCAGCTCGGGCGCGACGAGATGAGCCGCATCATCTTCGGGGCGCGGGTGTCGCTGTACGTCGGCGTGCTCTCGGTCGCCGTCGCGCTCGCGCTCGGCGGCACGTCGGGCGTCCTCGCCGGCTTCTACGGCGGATGGATCGACAACGTGACGATGCGCGTGATGGACGTCCTGTTCTCCCTACCGGCGCTGATCCTGGCGATCGCGATCACGGCCGTGCTCGGGCCGAGCCTGACGAACGTGATGCTGGCGATCGGCATCGTCTACGCGCCGACGTTCGCCCGGATCGCGCGCGGTCCGACGCTCGCCGTCGTTCGCCTGCCGTACGTCGAGGCCGCCCGGGCGATCGGGGCGTCCACACCGGCGATCCTGCTGCGGCACATCGTGCCGAACGTGTCCGCGCCGCTTCTGGTGCAGACGACCGTCTCGCTGTCCACGGCCATCCTGACCGAGGCCGCGCTCAGCTTCTTGGGGCTCGGGACGCAACCGCCGACGCCGTCGTGGGGCCTGATGCTGAGCGACGCCCGCCAGTACATGCTGATCGACCCGTGGATCGCCGTGCTGCCGGGGCTCGCGATCGCCGTGACCGTGCTGGGCTTCAACCTGTTCGGAGACGGCCTCCGAGACATCCTGGATCCGCGTATCCGCACGATCTGA
- a CDS encoding ABC transporter permease, with product MRYLIRRGLWTIAALLGVSVVIFLLVRLLPGTIVDILAGAEGQLSPDQQAAVMHQFGLDRPLPVQYVLWLGSMLRGDFGWSFRSGQPVAALLVSRLPITIELAFLSVVGVTLVGIPLGILASVSPSTRVKTLVQIVGLLGLSVPNFWIAILLIIGASYLFHWLPALIYVPPWAQPWVNLQQMFLPVLSLALGLAAVVVRMTRSSMLEVLGQEYVTVARAKGVPALGVLLRHAFRNALIPIVTVLGLQMGYLLGGVVITEQIFGLPGLGWTLLNGVYQRDYPIVQGTVMLFAATFVLVNLAVDLTYTSLDPRIRYE from the coding sequence ATGCGCTACCTCATTCGGCGCGGGCTCTGGACGATCGCCGCGCTCCTCGGCGTGTCGGTCGTGATCTTTCTGCTGGTCCGGCTGCTTCCCGGCACGATCGTAGACATCCTGGCGGGGGCCGAGGGCCAGCTCAGCCCCGACCAGCAGGCGGCGGTGATGCACCAGTTCGGGCTGGACCGCCCCCTCCCGGTGCAGTACGTGTTGTGGCTCGGCAGCATGCTGCGGGGCGACTTCGGCTGGTCGTTCCGGTCCGGGCAGCCCGTCGCGGCGCTGCTCGTCTCCCGGCTGCCGATCACGATCGAGCTGGCGTTCCTCTCGGTCGTCGGCGTGACGCTCGTCGGGATCCCCCTCGGGATCCTGGCGAGCGTGTCGCCGAGCACCCGGGTGAAGACCCTCGTCCAGATCGTCGGGCTGCTCGGGCTCTCGGTGCCGAACTTCTGGATCGCGATCCTCCTCATCATCGGCGCATCGTACCTCTTCCACTGGTTGCCGGCGCTGATCTACGTGCCGCCGTGGGCGCAGCCCTGGGTCAATCTGCAGCAGATGTTCCTCCCGGTGCTGTCGCTCGCCCTCGGTCTCGCCGCGGTCGTCGTCCGCATGACGCGGTCGTCGATGCTCGAGGTGCTCGGCCAGGAGTACGTGACGGTCGCGCGGGCGAAGGGCGTACCGGCCTTGGGCGTGCTGCTGCGGCACGCGTTCCGTAACGCCCTCATCCCGATCGTCACAGTGTTGGGGCTGCAGATGGGGTATCTGCTCGGCGGCGTCGTGATCACCGAGCAGATCTTCGGGCTGCCGGGGCTCGGCTGGACGCTGCTCAACGGCGTCTACCAGCGGGACTACCCGATCGTGCAGGGAACGGTGATGCTGTTTGCCGCGACGTTCGTGCTGGTCAATCTGGCCGTGGATCTGACGTATACCTCGCTCGATCCGAGAATCCGGTACGAATGA
- a CDS encoding ABC transporter substrate-binding protein has product MARVGFDGRVTRRELIAGGLAAGGGLAGWGLLSGPERTIALAAAGAPKPGGTLVAAQEVDPVSLDPHTNSNFSSLQGYEHVYESLTMYDERTNVVPSLAQKWEITNGGKTYVFHLRPNVKFHNGQPLTAEDVKYSVERILNPKTASPWRDWLVSIKEVTAVDPMTVRMNLDAPYPDLLGAFAAMRASGIIPKGLAEKENLKIKAVGTGPFKLAEYVPQDHLTYVRNPDYWDKPLPYLNGMTFKILTEENARLAALRAGQVQYATLSAQGVAQLEHAPGLSVMKAPNAWAALHYLNVSQGPLRDARVRRAMRMAVDTNEVIQKSVYGAGVPSGPVPTGYGDWALDPKSLPFLRPDIEGAKKLLAEAGYPNGGFKIEIKCSPQYPEFVADTLVIQQSLRRLNIDASVVQMEWGSFVQAHAQEIKTGGKEGGEIFASANTFRPGPDGYIYPYFFSKASINDGGYSNPKLDPLMVEARSISNHDARRSLYVEIQRMLLEDSPNWWWYAKFNIEALSSKVGGYTQSFTGRRIFLKKAWIAG; this is encoded by the coding sequence ATGGCACGGGTTGGATTTGACGGCAGGGTGACGCGGCGTGAGCTGATCGCGGGCGGGCTCGCGGCCGGCGGCGGACTCGCGGGCTGGGGTCTTCTGTCCGGGCCCGAGCGGACGATCGCGCTCGCGGCCGCGGGGGCGCCGAAGCCCGGCGGAACGTTGGTCGCGGCCCAGGAAGTGGATCCCGTCAGCCTCGATCCGCACACCAATTCGAACTTCTCGTCCCTCCAAGGGTACGAGCACGTGTATGAGAGCCTGACGATGTACGACGAGCGGACGAACGTCGTCCCATCTCTTGCGCAAAAGTGGGAGATTACGAACGGCGGAAAGACCTACGTCTTCCACCTTCGGCCCAACGTGAAGTTTCACAACGGCCAGCCCTTGACGGCCGAGGACGTTAAGTACAGCGTGGAGCGCATTCTGAACCCGAAGACGGCGTCGCCGTGGCGGGACTGGCTCGTGTCGATCAAAGAGGTCACCGCCGTCGATCCGATGACCGTGCGCATGAACCTCGACGCGCCGTACCCCGATCTGCTCGGCGCCTTCGCGGCGATGCGGGCGTCCGGGATCATCCCCAAGGGGCTCGCGGAGAAGGAGAATCTCAAGATCAAGGCGGTGGGGACGGGACCGTTCAAGCTCGCCGAGTACGTCCCTCAAGATCACCTGACGTATGTCCGCAACCCCGACTATTGGGACAAGCCGCTGCCGTACCTCAACGGGATGACCTTCAAGATCCTGACCGAGGAGAACGCCCGGCTCGCGGCCCTGCGCGCCGGGCAGGTTCAGTACGCGACGCTCTCGGCGCAGGGGGTGGCCCAGCTCGAACACGCGCCCGGCCTGAGCGTCATGAAGGCGCCCAACGCCTGGGCGGCCCTCCACTACCTCAACGTGAGCCAAGGGCCCCTGCGGGACGCCCGCGTCCGCCGCGCGATGCGGATGGCGGTGGATACCAACGAAGTGATCCAGAAGTCGGTGTACGGCGCGGGCGTGCCGTCCGGCCCCGTGCCGACCGGCTACGGCGACTGGGCGCTCGATCCCAAGTCGCTCCCGTTCCTCCGGCCCGACATCGAGGGCGCGAAGAAGCTGCTCGCGGAGGCCGGCTACCCCAACGGCGGATTCAAAATCGAGATCAAGTGCTCGCCGCAGTACCCTGAGTTCGTCGCCGACACTCTCGTGATCCAGCAGTCGCTGCGCCGGCTCAACATCGACGCGAGCGTCGTCCAGATGGAGTGGGGGTCGTTCGTGCAGGCGCACGCGCAGGAGATCAAGACGGGCGGCAAGGAAGGCGGAGAGATCTTCGCTTCGGCCAACACGTTCCGGCCGGGTCCCGACGGGTATATCTATCCGTATTTCTTCTCCAAGGCGTCGATCAACGACGGCGGCTACAGCAACCCCAAGCTGGACCCGCTGATGGTGGAGGCCCGCTCGATCTCGAATCACGACGCGCGGCGGAGCCTGTACGTCGAGATTCAGCGGATGCTACTCGAGGACTCGCCGAACTGGTGGTGGTACGCGAAGTTCAACATCGAGGCGCTGTCATCGAAGGTCGGCGGCTACACGCAGTCGTTTACGGGCCGCCGCATCTTCCTCAAGAAGGCCTGGATCGCCGGCTGA